One stretch of Pseudomonas fluorescens Q2-87 DNA includes these proteins:
- the rimM gene encoding ribosome maturation factor RimM (Essential for efficient processing of 16S rRNA), whose translation MNATPKDADDLIVVGKIYSVHGVRGEVKVYSFTDPIKNLLDYKTWTLKREGSVKQVELVSGRGNDKFLVAKLKDLDDREEARLLAGYEICVPRNLFPELTDGEYYWYELVGLKVIDHLGQLLGKIDHLLETGSNDVMVVKPCIGSLDDRERLLPYTEQCVLAVDLEAGEMKVEWDADF comes from the coding sequence ATGAACGCGACGCCAAAAGATGCTGATGATTTGATCGTTGTTGGCAAGATTTATTCTGTTCATGGCGTTCGCGGCGAAGTGAAGGTGTATTCCTTTACTGATCCGATCAAAAACCTGTTGGACTACAAAACCTGGACGCTCAAGCGCGAAGGCAGCGTGAAACAGGTTGAGCTGGTCAGCGGACGTGGGAACGACAAGTTCCTGGTCGCAAAGCTCAAGGACCTCGATGATCGTGAAGAAGCGCGTCTTCTGGCCGGTTACGAGATCTGCGTGCCACGCAACCTGTTCCCTGAACTGACCGACGGCGAGTACTACTGGTACGAGCTTGTAGGTCTGAAGGTCATCGACCACCTCGGGCAATTGCTCGGGAAAATCGATCACCTGCTCGAGACCGGTTCGAACGATGTCATGGTGGTCAAGCCTTGCATCGGCAGCCTGGATGATCGCGAACGCCTGTTGCCCTATACCGAGCAATGCGTGTTGGCCGTCGACCTCGAGGCTGGCGAGATGAAGGTGGAATGGGATGCGGATTTCTAA
- the rplS gene encoding 50S ribosomal protein L19 produces the protein MTNKIILALEAEQMTKEIPTFAPGDTIVVQVKVKEGDRSRLQAFEGVVIAKRNRGVNSAFTVRKISNGVGVERTFQTYSPQIDSMAVKRRGDVRKAKLYYLRDLSGKAARIKEKLA, from the coding sequence ATGACTAACAAAATCATCCTTGCACTCGAAGCAGAGCAGATGACCAAAGAAATCCCTACCTTTGCCCCGGGCGACACCATTGTCGTTCAGGTGAAAGTGAAGGAAGGCGACCGTTCGCGTCTGCAAGCGTTCGAAGGCGTTGTTATCGCCAAGCGTAACCGCGGCGTAAACAGTGCATTCACTGTTCGTAAAATCTCCAACGGTGTTGGCGTAGAGCGTACTTTCCAGACCTACAGCCCGCAAATCGACAGCATGGCAGTGAAACGTCGCGGTGACGTGCGTAAAGCCAAGCTGTACTACCTGCGTGACCTGTCCGGTAAAGCAGCTCGCATCAAGGAAAAACTGGCTTAA
- the rpsP gene encoding 30S ribosomal protein S16, producing the protein MLTIRLALGGSKKRPFYHLTVTDSRNPRDGSHKEQVGFFNPVARGQEIRLSVNQERVAYWLSVGAQPSERVAQLLKESAKAAA; encoded by the coding sequence ATGCTAACAATCCGTCTTGCCCTTGGCGGCTCCAAAAAGCGCCCGTTTTACCACCTGACCGTAACCGACAGCCGCAATCCGCGTGACGGTTCCCACAAGGAACAGGTTGGTTTCTTCAACCCTGTTGCCCGTGGTCAGGAAATCCGTCTGTCCGTGAACCAAGAGCGCGTAGCCTACTGGCTGAGCGTTGGTGCACAACCTTCTGAGCGCGTTGCTCAGTTGTTGAAGGAATCGGCTAAGGCTGCGGCCTGA
- a CDS encoding transporter associated domain-containing protein, which translates to MATLPVAPLFAVLVVLVLWSALFTAIEAARQHLLAHRTASRASDKPLATLSFPPASLILCNTLCRALAVVIGTLLAIFTWLENGPWIAWLGTSAALLVFADYLPRTLATRQPDAVLALGNTLLGIPLKILYPLAWLLNGISQLLLRPFARKASVVQQSDDEMPAPPRGEHEYEHNSSRLHPISGIHALDNITVNDILVPRSEVDGINLDDPIGDIIEQLRLNRRTRLPVFHSDINQVEAVLNTRQIRHLLADASLTKEALLAASHEPYFVPESTPLQLQLLNFHKQQRRLGMVVDEYGEVLGIVTLEDILEEIVGEFESEHSLDNPHVHPQPDGRLMIDGAASIRELNRTLGWHLPCDGPKTLNGLVTEALETIPESPVCLKIGRYRLEIIETVDNRVSQVLAWHNSSVPTVL; encoded by the coding sequence ATGGCTACGTTGCCCGTGGCACCGCTGTTCGCCGTGTTGGTGGTCCTGGTCCTCTGGTCAGCCCTGTTCACTGCCATCGAAGCCGCCCGGCAACACCTGCTGGCCCATCGAACGGCCTCACGCGCCAGTGACAAGCCGCTGGCAACACTGAGCTTTCCGCCGGCCAGCCTGATCCTGTGCAATACCCTGTGTCGCGCCCTGGCCGTGGTGATCGGCACATTATTGGCGATTTTTACCTGGCTGGAGAACGGCCCGTGGATCGCCTGGCTCGGCACCAGCGCAGCCCTGCTGGTGTTCGCCGACTACCTGCCGCGCACCCTCGCTACCCGCCAGCCCGACGCGGTGCTGGCACTGGGCAATACCTTGCTTGGGATACCGCTGAAAATTCTTTACCCGCTTGCCTGGCTACTCAATGGCATCAGCCAGCTATTGCTGCGTCCATTTGCCCGCAAGGCCAGCGTGGTGCAACAGAGCGATGACGAAATGCCCGCACCGCCGCGCGGCGAGCATGAATACGAGCACAACAGCAGTCGCCTGCATCCGATTTCCGGCATTCACGCCCTGGACAACATCACCGTCAATGACATCCTCGTGCCCCGCAGCGAGGTGGACGGGATCAACCTCGACGACCCCATTGGCGACATCATCGAACAGCTGCGCCTGAACCGCCGCACCCGCCTGCCGGTGTTCCACAGCGACATCAACCAGGTCGAAGCGGTACTCAACACCCGCCAGATCCGTCATTTGCTCGCCGACGCGAGCCTGACCAAGGAAGCCTTGCTGGCCGCCTCCCACGAACCTTATTTCGTGCCCGAAAGCACACCACTGCAGCTGCAATTACTGAACTTCCACAAACAGCAGCGGCGCCTGGGCATGGTGGTGGACGAATACGGCGAAGTGCTGGGTATCGTCACCCTGGAAGACATTCTCGAAGAAATCGTCGGCGAGTTCGAAAGCGAGCACAGCCTGGACAACCCCCACGTCCATCCCCAGCCTGACGGCCGCCTGATGATCGATGGCGCGGCGTCGATCCGCGAACTGAACCGGACCCTGGGCTGGCACCTGCCCTGCGACGGACCCAAGACCCTCAACGGGCTGGTGACCGAAGCGCTGGAAACCATCCCGGAAAGCCCGGTATGCCTGAAAATCGGTCGCTATCGCCTGGAAATCATCGAGACCGTGGACAACCGTGTCAGCCAAGTGCTGGCGTGGCATAACAGTTCGGTGCCCACCGTTCTCTAA
- the dsbC gene encoding bifunctional protein-disulfide isomerase/oxidoreductase DsbC: MRLIQMFTAAAIALASTFAIADDAADKAIRKSLENLQLEVPIETISASPMAGLYEVKLKGSRVLYASADGQYIVQGNLFELKDGKPVNLTEMTERQGISKLINGIPVAETVVYPAVGETKSHITVFTDTTCPYCHKLHAEVPELNKRGIEVRYVAFPRQGLGSPGDEQLQAVWCSKDKKAAMDKMVDGKEIKAAKCENPVSKQFALGQSIGVNGTPAIVLADGQVIPGYQPAPQVAKLALGAK, encoded by the coding sequence ATGCGTTTGATCCAGATGTTCACCGCCGCCGCCATCGCGTTGGCCAGTACTTTTGCCATCGCCGACGACGCGGCGGACAAGGCTATCCGCAAGAGCCTGGAAAACCTTCAGCTCGAAGTGCCCATCGAAACCATCTCGGCCAGCCCCATGGCCGGCCTGTATGAGGTCAAGCTCAAGGGCAGCCGCGTGCTTTACGCCAGCGCCGACGGCCAGTACATCGTCCAGGGCAACCTGTTCGAGCTCAAGGACGGCAAGCCGGTCAACCTCACCGAAATGACCGAGCGCCAGGGCATTTCCAAGTTGATCAACGGCATTCCAGTCGCTGAAACCGTGGTCTATCCGGCAGTGGGCGAAACCAAGTCCCACATCACCGTGTTCACCGACACCACCTGCCCGTATTGCCACAAGCTGCACGCCGAAGTGCCGGAGCTGAACAAGCGCGGCATCGAAGTGCGTTATGTTGCGTTCCCGCGCCAGGGCCTTGGCTCGCCGGGTGACGAGCAATTGCAGGCGGTCTGGTGCTCCAAGGACAAGAAAGCGGCCATGGACAAGATGGTTGACGGCAAGGAAATCAAGGCCGCCAAATGCGAGAACCCGGTTTCCAAGCAGTTCGCCCTCGGCCAGTCGATTGGTGTGAACGGTACGCCGGCCATCGTATTGGCTGACGGTCAGGTGATACCGGGCTATCAGCCGGCGCCACAAGTCGCCAAACTGGCCCTTGGCGCGAAATGA
- a CDS encoding cytochrome C assembly family protein, whose translation MLPLSPSLLATIAAACLYAAATLYQGTRLATGAKANKRLLVTLGVLAVLGHAASLYTHLMTPIGLGLDFFNAASLIAVAVIALTLLACSRIPVENLLVLLFPLGLATVLLAQFAPSGTVQIIDEEPGILAHILLSILAYGLFTIAVFQALLLLVQDHQLKNKHPSGLIRNFPPLQTMESLLFGFLWAGWTLLSLSLISGWLFVENLFAQHLVHKTLLACLAWVVFSVLLWGRNRLGWRGHKAIRWTLAGFCLLMLAYFGSKLVREYILHV comes from the coding sequence ATGCTCCCCTTGTCACCCAGCTTGCTTGCCACCATCGCCGCCGCTTGTCTCTACGCCGCTGCGACCCTCTATCAGGGCACCCGCCTGGCCACCGGCGCCAAGGCGAACAAACGCCTGCTGGTCACGCTTGGCGTGCTGGCCGTGCTTGGCCACGCGGCCAGCCTTTATACACACTTGATGACACCGATCGGCCTGGGCCTGGATTTTTTCAACGCCGCCAGCCTGATCGCGGTGGCCGTGATCGCCCTGACGCTGCTGGCCTGCTCGCGCATTCCGGTGGAAAACCTGCTGGTACTGCTCTTCCCGCTCGGGCTGGCGACGGTGCTGCTCGCGCAGTTCGCGCCCTCGGGCACGGTGCAGATCATCGACGAGGAGCCGGGCATCCTCGCCCATATCCTGCTGTCGATCCTGGCCTACGGCCTGTTCACCATCGCGGTATTCCAGGCGTTGCTGCTGCTGGTGCAGGACCACCAACTCAAGAACAAGCACCCGTCGGGGCTGATTCGCAATTTCCCGCCGTTGCAAACCATGGAAAGCCTGCTGTTCGGCTTCCTCTGGGCCGGCTGGACCCTGTTGTCGCTGTCGTTGATCTCTGGCTGGCTGTTCGTCGAAAACCTGTTCGCCCAGCACCTTGTGCATAAAACCCTGCTGGCCTGCCTGGCATGGGTGGTGTTCAGCGTGCTGCTGTGGGGCCGCAACCGTCTCGGCTGGCGTGGCCACAAGGCAATTCGCTGGACCCTGGCCGGCTTCTGCCTGCTGATGCTTGCGTATTTCGGCAGCAAGCTCGTCCGCGAATACATTCTGCATGTGTGA
- a CDS encoding MFS transporter → MTTTTYNDAVPAQPTNSATRVATASFIGTAIEFYDFYVYATAAALVIGPVFFPQTSGTAQMLSSFLTFGIAFLARPLGSALFGHFGDRIGRKSTLVASLLLMGVCTTLIGVLPGYASIGAWAPILLCLLRFGQGLGLGGEWGGAALLATENAPKGKRAWFGMFPQLGPSIGFLAANGLFLTLAMTLDDEQFRSWGWRIPFLLSAVLVIVGLYVRLKLHETPVFANAMARQERVKVPLVELFSQYWAPTLLGAAAMVVCYALFYISTVFSLSYGVSTLGYSRETFLALLCFAVLFMAAATPLSAWASDRFGRKPVLITGGVLAIASGFAMEPLLTQGSTTSVALFLCIELFLMGVTFAPMGALLPELFPTHVRYTGASAAYNLGGIVGASAAPFFAQKLVAMGGLGYVGGYVSAAALLSVIAVLCLKETRHNDLNRVA, encoded by the coding sequence ATGACAACCACCACCTACAACGACGCTGTGCCTGCCCAGCCGACCAACTCCGCCACCCGCGTGGCGACCGCGAGTTTCATCGGCACCGCCATCGAGTTCTACGACTTCTACGTCTATGCCACGGCTGCCGCCCTGGTGATCGGGCCGGTGTTCTTTCCCCAAACCTCGGGAACGGCGCAGATGCTGTCGTCCTTTCTGACGTTCGGCATCGCTTTTCTCGCTCGCCCGCTGGGTTCTGCGTTGTTCGGTCATTTCGGTGACCGGATCGGGCGCAAATCCACGTTGGTAGCATCCCTGTTACTGATGGGCGTGTGCACCACCCTCATCGGCGTGCTGCCGGGCTACGCCAGTATTGGCGCCTGGGCGCCGATCCTCTTGTGCCTGCTGCGTTTCGGCCAAGGCCTGGGGCTCGGTGGAGAATGGGGCGGAGCGGCGCTGCTCGCCACCGAGAACGCGCCCAAAGGCAAGCGCGCCTGGTTCGGCATGTTCCCGCAACTGGGTCCTTCCATCGGTTTCTTGGCGGCCAACGGGCTGTTCCTGACCCTGGCCATGACCCTGGACGACGAGCAATTTCGCTCATGGGGCTGGCGGATTCCGTTCCTGCTGAGCGCCGTGCTGGTGATTGTCGGCCTTTATGTAAGGCTCAAGCTCCACGAAACGCCGGTGTTCGCCAACGCCATGGCCCGTCAGGAGCGGGTGAAGGTGCCGTTGGTCGAGCTGTTCAGCCAGTACTGGGCACCGACCTTGCTGGGCGCAGCGGCGATGGTGGTGTGTTACGCGCTGTTCTACATTTCGACAGTGTTTTCCCTGAGCTACGGGGTGTCCACCCTCGGCTACAGCCGCGAGACGTTTTTGGCCCTGCTGTGCTTTGCCGTGTTGTTCATGGCCGCCGCCACACCCCTGTCAGCCTGGGCGAGCGACCGCTTCGGACGTAAACCGGTGCTGATCACCGGAGGCGTGCTGGCGATTGCCTCCGGTTTCGCCATGGAGCCTCTACTGACACAGGGTTCGACCACCAGTGTGGCGCTGTTCCTGTGCATCGAGCTGTTCCTGATGGGCGTGACCTTCGCCCCCATGGGCGCCTTGCTACCAGAGCTGTTTCCAACCCATGTACGTTATACCGGTGCTTCGGCAGCCTATAACCTGGGCGGTATCGTCGGTGCCTCGGCCGCGCCGTTCTTCGCCCAGAAGCTGGTGGCCATGGGCGGCTTGGGCTACGTCGGCGGCTACGTATCGGCAGCCGCGCTGCTCAGCGTCATTGCGGTACTCTGCCTGAAAGAAACACGCCACAACGACCTGAACAGGGTCGCCTGA
- the ffh gene encoding signal recognition particle protein codes for MFENLTDRLSQTLRHVTGKAKLTEDNIKDTLREVRMALLEADVALPVVKDFVNSVKERAVGTEVSRSLTPGQAFVKIVQAELESLMGAANEDLNLSAVPPAVVLMAGLQGAGKTTTVGKLARLLKERKKKSVMVVSADIYRPAAIKQLETLANDIGVTFFPSDLSQKPVDIAQAAIKEAKLKFIDVVIVDTAGRLHIDEEMMGEIKALHAAINPVETLFVVDAMTGQDAANTAKAFGDALPLTGVILTKVDGDARGGAALSVRAITGKPIKFIGMGEKSEALEPFHPERIASRILGMGDVLSLIEQAEQTLDKDKADKLAKKLKKGKGFDLEDFRDQLQQMKNMGGLGGLMDKLPNIGGVNLAQMGNAQGAAEKQFKQMEAIINSMTPAERRDPDLISGSRKRRIAMGSGTQVQDIGRLIKQHKQMQKMMKKFSAKGGMAKMMRGMGGMLPGGGMPKM; via the coding sequence ATGTTTGAAAACCTAACCGACCGTCTCTCGCAGACGCTGCGCCATGTTACCGGCAAGGCGAAACTGACCGAGGACAACATCAAAGACACCCTGCGCGAAGTGCGCATGGCGTTGCTCGAAGCCGACGTCGCCCTGCCGGTGGTCAAGGACTTCGTCAATTCGGTCAAGGAACGCGCCGTCGGCACTGAAGTGTCGCGCAGCCTGACGCCGGGCCAGGCGTTCGTGAAAATCGTCCAGGCCGAGCTCGAAAGCCTGATGGGCGCCGCCAACGAAGACCTCAACCTGAGCGCCGTGCCACCTGCCGTGGTGTTGATGGCCGGCCTGCAAGGTGCGGGCAAGACCACCACCGTCGGTAAGCTGGCGCGCTTGCTCAAGGAGCGCAAGAAGAAGTCGGTGATGGTGGTGTCTGCGGACATCTACCGCCCGGCGGCGATCAAGCAGCTGGAAACCCTGGCCAACGACATCGGCGTGACGTTCTTCCCGTCCGACCTGAGCCAGAAGCCGGTGGACATCGCCCAGGCGGCTATTAAGGAAGCGAAGCTCAAGTTCATCGACGTGGTCATTGTCGATACCGCCGGTCGCCTGCACATCGATGAAGAGATGATGGGCGAGATCAAGGCGCTGCATGCCGCGATCAATCCGGTGGAAACCCTGTTCGTGGTCGACGCCATGACCGGCCAGGACGCGGCCAACACCGCCAAGGCCTTCGGTGATGCCCTGCCGCTGACCGGCGTGATCCTGACCAAGGTCGACGGCGATGCCCGTGGCGGTGCCGCACTGTCGGTCCGCGCCATCACCGGCAAGCCGATCAAGTTCATCGGTATGGGCGAGAAGAGCGAAGCGCTCGAGCCGTTCCACCCCGAGCGTATCGCCTCGCGTATCCTGGGCATGGGCGACGTGCTCAGCCTAATCGAGCAGGCCGAACAGACCCTCGACAAGGACAAGGCCGACAAACTGGCCAAGAAGCTGAAGAAGGGCAAGGGCTTCGACCTCGAGGACTTCCGCGACCAGCTGCAACAAATGAAGAACATGGGCGGCCTCGGCGGCCTCATGGACAAACTGCCGAACATCGGCGGCGTGAACCTGGCGCAGATGGGCAACGCCCAGGGCGCGGCTGAAAAGCAGTTCAAGCAGATGGAAGCCATCATCAACTCCATGACCCCGGCCGAGCGCCGCGACCCTGATTTGATCAGTGGTTCGCGCAAGCGCCGTATCGCCATGGGGTCGGGCACCCAGGTGCAGGACATCGGTCGCTTGATCAAGCAGCACAAGCAGATGCAGAAGATGATGAAGAAATTCTCCGCCAAGGGCGGGATGGCCAAGATGATGCGCGGCATGGGCGGCATGTTGCCCGGCGGCGGCATGCCGAAAATGTAA
- the xerD gene encoding site-specific tyrosine recombinase XerD has translation MPAIDHPLIDQFLDALWLEKGLSDNTRGAYRSDLALFNGWLQEKNLELVNAGRELILDHLAWRLEQNYKPRSTARFLSGLRGFYRYLLREKLIAVDPTLRVEMPQLGRPLPKSLSEADVEALLAAPDLSEAIGQRDRAMLEVLYACGLRVTELISLTLEQVNLRQGVLRVMGKGSKERLVPMGEEAIVWVERYMRDARHELLGGRPSDVLFPSLRGEQMTRQTFWHRIKHQAKVAGINKSLSPHTLRHAFATHLLNHGADLRVVQMLLGHSDLSTTQIYTHVARARLQDLHAKHHPRG, from the coding sequence ATGCCAGCCATCGATCATCCCCTGATAGACCAGTTCCTCGACGCCCTGTGGTTGGAAAAAGGCCTGTCCGATAACACCCGCGGTGCCTATCGCAGCGATCTGGCGCTGTTCAATGGCTGGTTGCAGGAAAAAAACCTGGAACTGGTCAATGCCGGGCGTGAGTTGATTCTCGATCACCTGGCGTGGCGCCTGGAGCAGAACTACAAGCCTCGCTCGACTGCGCGATTTCTCTCCGGCTTGCGTGGGTTTTACCGTTATTTGCTGCGGGAAAAACTCATCGCCGTGGATCCGACCCTGCGGGTGGAAATGCCGCAACTGGGGCGCCCGCTGCCCAAATCCCTGTCGGAAGCCGATGTCGAGGCGTTGCTGGCGGCGCCGGACCTCAGCGAAGCCATCGGCCAGCGCGACCGGGCCATGTTGGAGGTTTTGTATGCCTGCGGCCTGCGTGTCACCGAGTTGATCAGCCTGACGCTGGAGCAGGTCAACCTGCGCCAGGGCGTGCTGCGGGTGATGGGCAAGGGCAGCAAGGAGCGCCTGGTGCCGATGGGGGAAGAGGCGATCGTCTGGGTCGAACGTTATATGCGCGACGCCCGCCACGAACTGCTGGGTGGGCGCCCCAGCGATGTATTGTTCCCCAGCCTGCGCGGCGAGCAGATGACCCGCCAGACCTTCTGGCATCGCATCAAGCACCAGGCCAAGGTCGCCGGCATCAACAAGTCCCTTTCGCCCCACACCCTGCGCCATGCCTTCGCCACACACCTGCTCAACCACGGCGCCGACCTGCGGGTGGTGCAGATGTTGCTCGGCCACAGCGACCTGTCCACCACCCAGATCTACACCCATGTCGCCCGGGCGCGGTTGCAGGACTTGCACGCCAAGCATCATCCGCGTGGCTAG
- the trmD gene encoding tRNA (guanosine(37)-N1)-methyltransferase TrmD — MGCGFLNVANLRVEVITLFPEMFSAISEYGITSRAVKQELLQLTCWNPRDYTTDRHHTVDDRPFGGGPGMVMKIKPLEDALVQARTAAGEGAKVIYLSPQGRQLTQSAVRELANSDALILIAGRYEGIDERFIEAHVDEEWSIGDYVLSGGELPAMVLIDAVTRLLPGALGHADSAEEDSFTDGLLDCPHYTRPEVYADQRVPDVLLSGNHAHIRRWRLQQSLGRTYERRADLLESRSLSGEEKKLLEEYIRERDDS, encoded by the coding sequence ATGGGATGCGGATTTCTAAACGTGGCTAATTTGCGCGTTGAAGTCATCACATTGTTTCCTGAGATGTTTTCCGCCATCAGCGAGTACGGCATAACCAGCCGCGCGGTGAAACAGGAGCTGTTGCAGCTCACCTGTTGGAATCCGCGGGACTACACCACGGATCGACATCACACTGTGGACGATCGCCCGTTTGGCGGTGGTCCGGGCATGGTGATGAAGATCAAGCCCCTGGAAGATGCGCTGGTTCAGGCCAGGACTGCAGCCGGGGAGGGTGCGAAGGTGATCTACCTGTCGCCCCAAGGCCGCCAACTGACTCAGTCGGCGGTACGCGAGCTGGCGAATTCGGATGCATTGATCCTGATTGCCGGCCGTTATGAAGGCATTGACGAGCGTTTCATTGAAGCTCATGTCGATGAAGAGTGGTCGATTGGCGACTATGTACTGTCTGGCGGCGAGCTGCCGGCGATGGTCCTGATCGATGCGGTTACACGACTGCTGCCTGGAGCTTTAGGGCATGCAGATTCCGCCGAGGAAGATTCCTTTACGGATGGTCTGCTGGATTGCCCGCACTACACCCGACCGGAGGTGTATGCGGATCAGCGTGTTCCCGACGTGTTGCTAAGTGGCAATCACGCGCACATCCGGCGTTGGCGTTTACAGCAGTCCCTTGGTCGGACCTATGAACGACGCGCCGATCTTCTGGAAAGCCGCTCGCTTTCTGGAGAAGAGAAGAAGCTGCTCGAGGAATACATCCGCGAGCGGGACGATAGTTAA